One part of the Deltaproteobacteria bacterium genome encodes these proteins:
- the fliJ gene encoding flagellar export protein FliJ — translation MARPFHFKLAKILEYRRQVEDQAKLALAQARQTRAEHMARVERLRLDFQSCLREFSAHKQLTQADLWLWSSYRERLAQDMAQAEKHLTELDKLVETRRKELVAKALERKLLEKLRAKQAEKHEHDAQRKEQNEFDETATLRHGRASY, via the coding sequence ATGGCACGACCGTTTCATTTCAAGTTAGCGAAAATTCTCGAATACCGACGTCAGGTCGAGGACCAGGCCAAGCTCGCCCTGGCCCAGGCCCGTCAAACCCGGGCCGAGCACATGGCCAGGGTTGAGCGTCTGCGGCTTGATTTCCAATCCTGCCTGCGCGAGTTCAGTGCCCACAAGCAACTCACCCAGGCGGATCTCTGGCTCTGGAGCTCCTACCGGGAACGACTTGCCCAAGACATGGCCCAGGCTGAAAAACATCTGACCGAGTTGGACAAGCTGGTTGAAACCCGGCGCAAGGAATTGGTGGCCAAGGCCCTGGAACGGAAACTCCTGGAAAAACTTCGAGCCAAACAGGCGGAAAAGCATGAACACGACGCGCAGCGCAAGGAACAAAACGAATTCGATGAAACAGCCACCCTCCGCCACGGGCGTGCGTCTTACTAG
- the truA gene encoding tRNA pseudouridine(38-40) synthase TruA, with amino-acid sequence MPRVRLTVAYVGTRYHGWQIQERGDTIQGMLEARLGRICQAPVRVHGSGRTDAGVHALGQVAHFDAPESKIHIPWQKALNAMLPNDIAIVEARETDASFHARFSATSKRYSYTLWTEPAFTLPQRAPFVWPVRGLDLIAMDQAAALVAGTHDFSSMQNAGTDVRGTIRTLEPITRAPGPHPGEWIFTFRANGFLKQMVRNLMGLLVEAGRGTLSPGDVTRILESRDRRLAPATAPAQGLCLEEVHYEPGQTPD; translated from the coding sequence ATGCCCCGCGTTCGTCTTACCGTGGCCTATGTCGGCACGCGCTACCATGGCTGGCAGATTCAAGAGCGCGGCGACACCATCCAGGGCATGCTCGAAGCCCGGCTCGGCCGTATTTGCCAAGCCCCCGTGCGCGTGCACGGCTCGGGCAGGACCGATGCCGGGGTTCACGCCCTGGGGCAGGTGGCCCACTTCGACGCCCCGGAATCCAAAATCCACATTCCCTGGCAAAAAGCCCTCAATGCCATGCTGCCGAATGACATCGCCATCGTCGAGGCGCGCGAAACGGACGCATCCTTCCATGCCCGGTTTTCGGCCACATCCAAACGCTACAGCTACACGCTCTGGACCGAACCGGCCTTCACCCTGCCCCAACGCGCCCCGTTTGTCTGGCCCGTGCGCGGGCTGGATCTTATTGCCATGGATCAGGCGGCCGCGCTCGTGGCCGGAACCCACGATTTTTCCAGCATGCAGAACGCGGGCACGGACGTGCGGGGCACGATCCGGACCCTGGAACCCATCACCCGCGCGCCGGGACCGCACCCCGGAGAATGGATTTTTACCTTCCGGGCCAACGGCTTCCTGAAGCAGATGGTCCGCAACCTGATGGGACTCTTGGTTGAGGCCGGGCGCGGCACGCTCTCGCCCGGCGATGTCACCCGCATCCTGGAGTCCCGGGATCGCCGCCTGGCCCCGGCCACGGCTCCGGCCCAGGGTCTGTGTCTGGAGGAAGTACATTATGAACCCGGCCAAACACCCGACTAG